Part of the Candidatus Dadabacteria bacterium genome is shown below.
ATAGAAGGTCTTCTCGTTGACAAGGGGATAACTTTCGGAAACTTAAAATCCGTCATCATTCAGTTCGTCAAACTCACTTTCGGCGACGATACGAACGTAAGGTTCCGCCCGAGTTTCTTTCCCTTCACCGAGCCCAGCGCCGAGGTGGACATAGAGTGTCAGATATGTTCCGGCAACGGATGCAGGGTATGCAAGGGCACCGGCTGGCTTGAAATAATGGGATGCGGAATGGTCGACCCCGCGGTTTTCTCAAGCGTTAACTACAACACTGACATCTATTCGGGTTTCGCCTTCGGCATGGGGGTTGAGAGAATCGCCATGCTTAAGTACGGGATAAACGACATAAGGCTTTTCTTTGAGAACGATGTAAGGTTTTTGAGGCAGTTCGTATAGTTTTTAGGGGCGGCTGTCAGATGGGAATCGTTTTTTATGGTTCGCTTCATTTTACTATATAAAACCATCAAATTAGACAACATTTCGAAGTTTTGAAAATATTTCTCATATGAGAATGATCCGGATCAAACGTTAAGCAAAATTCGAGAGAACAGAAAGGAGAACATCGATGGGAATCAAACCTGATCACTGGATAAGGAAAATGGCGCTTGAGCACAAGATGATAGACCCTTTTGTAGAGGGGCAGGTAAGCAAGGGCGTTATATCGTACGGCCTTTCCTCTTACGGCTACGATATCAGGGTGAGCAACGAGTTCAAGGTGTTTACCAACCTTCACAGCGCCGTCGTTGACCCTAAGAATTTCGATCCCAACTCCTTTGTGGAGATAGAGAACGATTACTGTATAATTCCGCCGAACTCCTTCGCGCTCGCAAAAACCGTTGAGTATTTCAGGATACCCAGAAGCACCGTTACCGTGTGCGTCGGTAAATCCACTTACGCAAGGTGCGGGATAATCGTTAACGTCACCCCGTTCGAACCCGAATGGGAGGGATACGTGACGCTTGAAATTTCGAATACGACCCCCATTCCCGCGAAGATATATTCAAACGAGGGAATAGCCCAGGTGCTCTTTTTTGAGGGTGATGAGGAATGCCAAATTTCGTACGCGGACAAGAAGGGAAAATACCAGAAACAGACCGGCATAACGCATCCGAAAATTTCCCAGGGGTAGCATGACGGCCGGTGTTTTGCTGCTGATTTTAACGCCTTAAGAGAAAAGACCGGCAATCTGCACGCGCAGGTCGCTGAGCACCATCTTCAATGCGGGCGGATCCGGCACGATGTCTCCAAGTGAGCGTTCCCAGTCCCTGCCGACGAGGGCAAGCAAGCCGTCGTCAAAAAAATCCTCAGCGCCTGTGAACATGATGTTCTTTGCCGAGCACTTGTTCCGCAGGAAAGAACTGAAATCGGTAAAGTCCATGTCATCCCTGCGTGCGCTCAATATATGCCAGAGGTCATAGTAATCGCGAGCACGTGGTCTGACCCATCTGCTGCTTTTAAATCTGTCAACGTTTTGCAATACCGCCCGTAGTTTTTCCGCGACAACTTCTTCAAGGGAATATGTATTGATTTCCGCTTCGAGCGGTTCGTCGTAATGATGAATGATTTTTCGCCTTTGCTGGGGCCTGAGAATTTTTTCATCCATGGTGATTTCCACCATAATCCTGGTAAGCGGATAATTATGCCAAGGGAGGCGGGCCCGTATTTTGAAAGCTTCCTGATTTCCAGGGTGAGGGCGCCTTTCCTTATAGCGTTTACAGACAATATTCACGGGTTCTTTCAGGAGTCTCTGTTGAACGATCTCGCACGCTTCCCGAATGGAATTTTCCATGTTATCGCCTCTGGGCGTCGTGGGGAGTCCGGTAAAATCCAGGTCCTCGGAAAAGCGATAATCATCGAAATAACATTTCCTGAGAGCCGTACCCCCTTTGAAGACAAGGGTATCGGAAAGTGCCGGTACTTGGCTGATACCGGCGAGAATCCAGGAAAGCAGATAATCACGTTCGATAACATGCCACGGAATGCCGGTGGACTTGTGCGCCTGCGAAATAAGGGAGTAAGCTGATTTTACCATGAGTCGATGTTCCCGGGCAGATTTTCCTGTATCATCCAGCGGCTGTTGCACGGTCCCTTTCTCGGCCCCGTGGGATCAAGCTTGCGATAGCCCTTGACGGGCAGTTCCGCAAGTTCGCTGAATTCGGAAGAATCATATCCCCAGTATTCAAGAATCCAACCCAGTCGTTTTGCCGCCGCGCCGCTCAGTCGCAGAGCGTATTCGACTATGCGCTTGATATTCAGTCTGTCTTCTGTTTTGTTAAAGGCGTAAAGCACTTCCTCAAAGCCGCCGCAGTACTGCGGACGGCAGAGACCGTCCAGAAGGGTACGTTCCATATCCGTTATTGATACCAGAGTGTTGCCGATCAGTATTTCTTCCGTACCGAAGAAATGCTCGGGTTTCACCTGAATGAACCTGTATGAAGCGTTCCCGCTCTCATAACCCCTGTAGGACATTCCTCTGCCTTTAATCCCTCGAACGCGCGGGAAGGAACTTTCCGTGGTTGTCAGGACGAAAATCGTTCTCGGGATCTGTTCTGTCAAGCCGTGGTGATTCATGGCCAGCCAGTGAGAGATCGCCGCGGGGCTTGCCAGATTCATGGCAATCTCAAACTCGTGCACGGGAAAGATTCCAGGAACGGACAGTGCAAACAGCCCCCTGCGGATCGGGACTATCCAGTCATTTTGACGCAGGTGGTAAAGAGCTTCGCATAGGTACGAATCCTTGAGACCAACGCGGGGGGCCAGTTCCCGCGCCCGTTCTGTGGAGAATATCCTGTCTCCCTGGGAAGCCAGAAGCTTGACCAGTTCAATTCCGACCATGGACTTTTTTAGATTTCTTTCGGTGTTAATTTGATTTTCTCTAATTGTTACTTAATATAATCTATCATGTTTGATATAAATAATATGGCAAAAATTAGATAATGTCAAATTTTTGCCATATTAAATCTATTCCATAAAAACGCAAATTTACCTTCAAAAACATTATTCGTACAGCAGGTGATGTCTCTTGAAGTTCTGTGCGACTATGATGGTCTGAAAGAATTCAGTCAGAAATAATTAGATTTAAAAGAGCAACATCGTTTGTGGTTGACCGCACAATGGATTGTTATGGAGAAAATTTCTGATTTTTACTTAAACTGCCGGATATTACGGACTTTTTTCTTTTTTTCAGGTATCATAATAACCACGATATCTCTGACCGGGAGGTACTTGTTTTGAGCGAGTCTCAAGAATCCGAAACAATGGGCGAATTGCGGCAGAATAACGGTTACGGCGACGATTACACCGCCGAGCAGATAAAGGTTCTTCCGGGCCTTGAAGCCGTAAGAAAACGCCCGGATATGTACATAGGTGATACCAATTCCCGGGGATTTCACCACCTCGTGTTCGAGGTTCTCGATAACAGCGTGGACGAATCCCTGGCCGGCTTCTGCGGCAATATTTCCGTCACCGTGCACGTGGACGAGAGCATCACGGTTGAGGACGACGGAAGGGGAATCCCGGTTGACATCCACGAGGAGACGGGAAAACCGGCCGTTGAGGTCGTGATGACCATGCTCCACGCCGGGGGGAAATTCGACAGCAAGGTCTATCAGGTTTCGGGAGGGCTCCACGGCGTGGGTGTCACGGTGGTAAACGCGCTCTCAGAGAACCTCTCGATAGAGATAAAGAGGGAAGGGGATGTCTGGTACCAGGAATATGAAAAGGGAGAGGCGGTAAAAGACCTTAAAAACACCGGGAAAACGAAAAAAAGCGGAACAAAGATTCATTTTAAGCCCGATTCCGGAATATTCGAGGTTAGCGAGTTCAATTACGACATCCTCGCCCACAGGATAAGGGAGCTTGCTTTCCTTAACAAGGGTCTTCGTATCACCCTTAACGACGAGAGAACGGACAGGTCCCAGGAGTTTTTCTACGAAGGGGGGATCGTCGCTTTCGTCGAGGAGCTTAACCAGAACAGAAAAGCGCTTCATCCCGAGGTGATCTACGTCGCCGGAGAGAGGGACTCGACCGTGGTCGAAGTCGC
Proteins encoded:
- a CDS encoding nucleotidyl transferase AbiEii/AbiGii toxin family protein, whose product is MVKSAYSLISQAHKSTGIPWHVIERDYLLSWILAGISQVPALSDTLVFKGGTALRKCYFDDYRFSEDLDFTGLPTTPRGDNMENSIREACEIVQQRLLKEPVNIVCKRYKERRPHPGNQEAFKIRARLPWHNYPLTRIMVEITMDEKILRPQQRRKIIHHYDEPLEAEINTYSLEEVVAEKLRAVLQNVDRFKSSRWVRPRARDYYDLWHILSARRDDMDFTDFSSFLRNKCSAKNIMFTGAEDFFDDGLLALVGRDWERSLGDIVPDPPALKMVLSDLRVQIAGLFS
- the dcd gene encoding dCTP deaminase codes for the protein MGIKPDHWIRKMALEHKMIDPFVEGQVSKGVISYGLSSYGYDIRVSNEFKVFTNLHSAVVDPKNFDPNSFVEIENDYCIIPPNSFALAKTVEYFRIPRSTVTVCVGKSTYARCGIIVNVTPFEPEWEGYVTLEISNTTPIPAKIYSNEGIAQVLFFEGDEECQISYADKKGKYQKQTGITHPKISQG